From the genome of Eriocheir sinensis breed Jianghai 21 unplaced genomic scaffold, ASM2467909v1 Scaffold91, whole genome shotgun sequence:
GCTAGTTTGTCGTTCTTGAGATTAGAAGGCGAGTACTCGTtagcttttatttcgttttttcagccttattcgtatatttttttttatccttcttcttttctgtttgtatcgtctgttttgtcttttttgtcttttcattttattgttcttgcctttcatcttcctccttcctgtcatttcacttttgtatattattttttttacttctgcttcctcgttttgctttcctgcgtttttacattctcataatattaatcttcccaatttctagacatttaaatactctcttttgtttctcttctttcccattcgtgtttattttttcctcctttttattgttttcttccaactttttctatttcttttcatatcctcttactttttcatatattctaagtcttatttcgcctcttatcccttctccctactctgccttgctttaattcttccatcgccttcctcgtaacttcctttttgtatcctctacgttctttgagttataattccttgacattttttcttccatttccttcttccgttttcttgttcatctttttgtttcctttttgcaagtcttgtttttacttcatctaatattttttcctttcttttttttcttcgtccttcttcttttgcttcttttcttcctgttactccttcaaaactctcacttactcatacttattatttccatattactccttctcctcctttttcctgcccacaaacttttccttcgattttgcattccgctttcatcattttcctcctattctcttccttttcttctgcagtggtgatgccgggaagaagggtggaggggggcggatatggtagtcctggtggttgaagtgcctgccatgatggtgttaatggtcgttattcaagtggtgggtgattagtagtggtggtagcggcagtgttcctgatagtgttattagttggaatgcttattttgagtttaggtctacgggtttgttataccatgtttcagttactattcttccattgtgtgtgtttgtgtgtgtgtgtgtgtgtgtgtgtgtgtgtgtgtgtgtgtgtgtgtgtgtgtgtgtgtgtgtgtgtgtgtgtgtgtgtgtgtgtgtgtgtgtgtgtgtgtgtgtgtgtgtgtgtgtgtgtgtgtgtgtgtgtgtgtgtgtgtaaaattaacCGTGGCCTAATCGCGTCTTCCTTttagtgtcacatttttgcacagctctcctccgccccgcccttctcgtggcctgacagccaatcacacagcagagccgcgAGTGGGATGCCAGGTTCCACTTCTCGTAAAATTCGTCAGTTTTATCTGTGTTTTACATGcataaaaaggtcgaagatacataagtgtgtaccatgtggacgtatttttttattattttttcatttgattttgttcgactttgattaaatccagtcagtgaagaattagaacggccagactggtgtgttgacatcatcacttgatgagagagagagagagagagagagagagagagagagagagagagagagagagagagagagagagagagagagagagagagagagagagagagagagttttgtgggagctattttcaggtaaatggaaacaattttgttagcaaaatttcaatattttgatttattgatgaaggagttattggcaagtcggagaacagatttggcacgattcttggcataaatgtgaagaccattattagcaaaagttctaaggctccggcaccttctgtgagctgcctcaatcgttgatagcacgcgaacaagcgtgactgaaccagggagttttgccatgataaatgaataacgcggaatgtgtggctccatcccgatctcacctccgtcacgctctgggcacgcgtctcagacctggaagctataatcattccgcagagaatgatagagaaaataaaactcaggtcatcacactgagctgaagcatacaggcaagagcattctaatacctttcatttaaatatagttttaaaacagttggtcgttcagacaactccttacataacgtttcttgttctgaggtgcaacacgaccccactatccctgcctaaggttttttgtaagacaatattttctattttttcatttgaaatataagataagaaatgtaagcacacatgcgtccaaacactccccacagatgcgacactcttgaacaatttgttccgtagaagtggcaccgttccatgggatgcgttcctctgcatggtgattttagtcagctggcgagccgttcctctcagtgtgattgtggtgcttcttggcactcctcagtctctgttatcaccagtcagcgacagtgactgttcagcgggtgttgagaaatgcacccggaatgtacgtcacctgtacgtcgctgaacatttgagtttgatcacgacgctgtgtactcgcccggtgctcacagaaactcgccaccactcggctttgcgcctctcttggcacgacttctgctgcgggagttggtgccccgatgtgtctgtccctcgtagaaatgctttgtttcgtatctgggcgggacgtggctgctggcgttgtgctggcggtgctgtgagtggcggctgttggtgtagttgtgtgcagcataccagccactgttttgctggaaggagtcgttgctccgctgtgccggcctcgcgaggtgccgaggtgcgccacgcagcgagttagaggcggatctaacgggctgctggtaaggcctcgaggtaaagttgggaggctgagtgacttggagcggcgcggcgtatctgaaggtgtcctggccacggtacacctcacgttccttaacgggggcgcggaggttaccaaggttgaagcgcacatgtcctggacaggtggaccgtggcatcttttctttcttcaggatacctttaggagacttcccttcagtagtggtattcatttgtgcacagcgagctgctccaactgtttgctggtgtcgtgtgttgtgtttctttaccgcgtcctttgctgaccctttctgtggcttcactgttctctcctttcgcctgtccagctcaggacgaatgctggagagaggaaagccatacctgaagtagtcgtagccacagtacagttcacgatccttgacgaaagtgttcaggttctggaagttaaagcgcacacatttatgagcggtgctggccgtctttcctttcttgaggatccctgtgagatgttgtggctcattgattttgttgtctgcatctgttgcttcctctgttactgttttctgagcctctggcagtttgtctactgcttcctttggtggctcttcctgtggctccactgctctctcctttaggctttccagctcaggacgaatgctggagagcgGGAAGCCATACTggaagtagtcgtaggcacagtacagctcacgatccttgacgaaagtgttcaggttctggaagttaaagcgcacacatttatgagcggtgctggccgtctttcctttcttgaggatccctgtgagatgttgtggctcattgattttgttggctgaatctgttgcttcctctgtaacTGTTTTCTtagcctctggcagtttgtttactgcttcctttgctggctcttcctgtggctccactgctctctcctttaagcttttcagctcaggacgaatgctggagtgaGGGAAGCCATATttgaagtagtcgtaggcacagtacagctcacgaattttgacgaaagtgttcaggttttggaagttgaacctgatcattttcttgaccggtgtttgagatgcgtcccgctgtttgaagctgctgataaggggcatcttttccggtgggccggtaacggccttgctcctgctggaaggagcgtccccagccgtgcctcgGTGCTTTAAGGGGAGCTCaccgtatacctcctttattttctctctcttgaccatgtgcagagtaattacgagagtttgaaccctcttgccatggctctccaattgcgtgcagtctttttgtgcgactgttgtatcatccactggcttctggaccttctctctcttcaccaagtggattgtgatgatgagagtctgacgcctcctgccagtggcctccttttcgcccttccccaccaccccatcagcatccagcaaggtgtcggaggggatctcctcctccaccactgcgagaggctgagcagccttcttcaggcagaccagggcctgttgccctgcatcggcctgggcacccgcgttttcggtttcctcgacgatgtcgtcaggttcctcggaggggctgcggcgcttccgcctggcgaagagccagccgaagcacccgcagcaccaagacttcttcacttgtttttgctgagtcattttaatgtaaatgaacaatctttagcaggaacgtgcaggtcatcaacgttgtcctcttctgggatggcttctcctcgtcgtgttccgccttggctacaccgaccactggcggggacgctcaaagaaaaggctgagagtgtaacgctggggcgatgggacgtaatgcaggtgacgaaatgttgctggaagtagtgcgcccatcccacgcccacgccctcatgctcctcctgccacccacactaacccacacaacccactccctcatccctggccgaatgattgctaccagtattacgcccattccaaccccgcacccacgccctcatgccaccaacaccaacccacacaacccactccctcatccctggccgaatgtttgcaacaagtattacgcccatgccaaccccgcacccacgccctcatgctcctagctccttctactcacaccaaccctcataattcatcccctcaccttcacctaaacctgccggcgccgcaacacacatctcatcacaccgagaagccgccgtgagctgggactggccgcatcgtgcccaccttacccaacgaaccactcggccgaaaattcttgccacaagcccagcaagaacttcgtattattaatcttacaagaataataacatgtcacacaaatatatttcccttatattgattattggcaatgaagggaggcgtacaaaatatttacagttacaaatatttagctgctgcaacaatacgatttctcgggtagtttttttcttctgaattttcacagatgacgcgttcagcggcgtgaggctttgttaactactggatcgtcccgccttgccctccaggagccttggtgatggatttgtctcttgttagcattgaactacaaatacacacacacacacacacacacacacacacacacacacacacacacacacacacacacacacacacacacacacacacacacacacacacacacacacttaacaccacctcttactgccacctgctgactctctctctctctctctctctctctctcttattcatttatcatgtaaAAATTCCCTGgtttagtcacgcttgttcgcgtgctatcaacgattgaggcagctcacagaaggtgccggAGCCCTATAACTTTTGCTAataatggtcttcacatttatgccaagaatcgtgccaaatctgttctccgacttgccaataactccttcatcaataaatcaaaatgtcaaaattttgctaacaaaattgtttccatccACCTGAAAATCGCtcccacaaaactctctctctctctctctctctctctctcatctttttttgtctagtctgcttttattccgctcacccatcttctaatttactcctgcttatgatcattctctcccagttttaattctacgttttcatcatttttttttcatttttcatcttccactcttttttattcatcgtttttttttctccaatttttcccttttttcctctttccttttttattatgttttttttcatttttttctgacggtctttgcaatacattctgctcaaattaaactgtttcccattgattttccttttttgattctcctttttccttcttccttttcctcttctacttttttccagTCCTCACTCTGTTCTACTTCCTCATTACcctactccaaattttccttttaatcttgttctttttttcttcctttcatttctttttttattttcctttaacactttttctctcccacgtcaaccttctcaatctcctctttcaatcacttcctcttcctcttctacttccttctaatcctgactctcctcttcttcttcctcattatcctactccaactttgctttttatctcatatctttttttcttccatctcaatctcctctttctcctcatctttcaatcacttcctcttcctcttctactttcttccagacctcacgctcttccttctcattatcgtactccaaattttgctttgaatcttttttttcatccctttaatttttttttatgttgcctttacacatttttttctcgcacgttgatcttctcaatctcctctttctcctcctctttcaatcacttcctcttcctcttcctcttcctcttctacttccttccagtcgtCACGCTCTTCTGCTACCTCATTATCTTACTCCAAATTttgcttctaatcttttttttttcctgccttccctctcattcttaattAGGCTCACATCTTTTCTCCCGCGCGGCCATTCTCCAAACCCTCTTTTAGTTCCTCATTATCTCaatctaaattttgtcatccattttgttttctttcctttcatctcttcctcttactcctcctccccatccgtgTTTTaacttatccttccttttatttcgttttttcagccttattcgtatattttttttatccttcttcttttctgtttgtatcgtctgttttgtcttttttgtcttttcattttattgttcttgcctttcatcttcctccttcctcctatttcaattttgtatgttatttttgtttttactagtacttcctcgttttgcttttctgcgtttttacattctcataatattaatcttcccaataaaaaactcttttttttctcttctttcccatccgtgtttagtttctcctttttattgttttcttccaactttttctactttttttcatatcctcttactttttcatatattctaagtcttatttcgcctcttatcccttctccctactctgccttgctttaattcttccatcgccttcctcttaacttcctttttgtatcctctacgttctttgagttctaattccttgacattttttcttccgcttccttctcccgttttcttgttcatcttcttgtttcgtgtttgcatattttgttttcacctcatctaatattttttcctttacttttcttctccgttcctcttcttttccttcttttcttcctcttattccttcaaaactctcacttactcatacttattatttccatatttctccttctcttctttttttctactcaaaaactttccttcgatatttgggttccccttttatcattttcctcctattctcttcctcttttgcagtagtggtggtgatggatgggtgGGGGGCGGCTGTATGGTAGTTCTGGCGGTTGAAGAGCCTGCCATGATGGTATTAATGGTAGTTAtccaagtggtgggtgattagtagtggtggtagcggcggtgttCGTTATAATGTTGTTGGTAGGTATGCCTATTTTGAATTTGAATCTGCGGGTTTGATGTACCATGTTTCACTGACTAttcttccagtgtgtgtgtgtgtgtgtgtgtgtgtgtgtgtgtgtgtgatcgcgtattcccgttctgtgtcacatttttgcacagctctcctccgccccgcccttctcgtggcctgacagccaatcacacagcagagccgcgtgtgggattTGGATGGGGCAGTGTCACGAGTTGCGTCccgcaagggtcggtgctgggtcctctgctttatattattttcatcaatgacttggacagaggaattagtagtgatgtcagtaagttcgcagatgataccaagatcggtagagtaatccaatcagacagggccgctagggttctccaggatgagcttgacagactatatgattgggcggggaagtggcagatggaattcaatgtcgggaagtgtagcattttgagtgtaggtaggaataactcctcacacaattactccttaaatgacactcccctaaACAGGtccgggcgtgagagagacttaagctacggtcacacttgctattgttaacgcaagcctggcttttgttttcgctggcttgccagcgatacgcgcggcagtctggtcacaccacatgcaaagtccgctagctagctagctagcggatcatatcataacaacactagccgctatggaggaagcacttcttggattcgctctgtccacaattactcttgccacttgttttgtagccagtgaggacttaaagaaaaaaacaaagtgaaacgaaagtggataagaccatggctggcaagtgtgttcgctcttgctcttgctcttgctgtacaggtgacccgttagaaagtcaccgaggtcaaataagaaatgaatattatatttccattaaagaaaaaaaatacatttggaaattttcttgtattgtcgtTTAGATTTTATATTACGCATTTAAAGTCCCTCCccaagaaagaaatggaatattttttgattgcatgtatgctgaataaacgatagtttcttattcccttccattcGGCTACCGCTGCCGCCAGCAGTACGGCCAGTGAAAACGGTCCGTATCGATAGCTCAAAGCAGCCGATATCATTAGCTCGTGCAGCGCAAATGGCTGGCCGATCAAGCCGTACCGCTGGATCCAGCGATATCAGTAGCTAGTGTGACCGCAcctttaggagtcctagtgagcgatgacctccgtcctagggctcaatgcattcaggctaaaaatcgggccatcagagtacttggtttcatctcaaggagcgtaagcaataggagcgctgaagtcatcctcaaactttacttagcactagttagacctcatctcgattatgcagttcagttctggtcccccactatagaatggatatcaagatgttagaatctgtacagaggaggatgacaaagatgattcagggggtgagaaacttgccttatgaagacaggctgaagcacttaaatctacactttctagaaaggcgaaggttgctaggagacttgatcgaagtctacaaatggatgaagggctttaatagaggggatgtcaataagattttgatagtaaaagagccaggcaggacgcgtagcaatggttttaagttagacaaattcagattcaacaaagacataggcaagaattggttcaccaatagagtggtggacgaatggaacaggcttgggagccatgttgtgggtgtcaaaaatttatttgacagggaataagaaaaaataaaactacaaaaaaatggggggagtaattataagaaaaatgctactcctacttagaggagaggactagattacacagctaacggcaacaacaaaaatgctactcctacttacgaggagaggactagattgcacagctaacaacagcaacaaaaatgctactcctacttacgaggagaggactatattacacaagtaacaaataaaaaataagttaacCAGCAAACTAACTTAAATAAAACGATGCTTCAA
Proteins encoded in this window:
- the LOC126994890 gene encoding uncharacterized protein LOC126994890, with the protein product MTQQKQVKKSWCCGCFGWLFARRKRRSPSEEPDDIVEETENAGAQADAGQQALVCLKKAAQPLAVVEEEIPSDTLLDADGVVGKGEKEATGRRRQTLIITIHLVKREKVQKPVDDTTVAQKDCTQLESHGKRVQTLVITLHMVKREKIKEVYGELPLKHRGTAGDAPSSRSKAVTGPPEKMPLISSFKQRDASQTPVKKMIRFNFQNLNTFVKIRELYCAYDYFKYGFPHSSIRPELKSLKERAVEPQEEPAKEAVNKLPEAKKTVTEEATDSANKINEPQHLTGILKKGKTASTAHKCVRFNFQNLNTFVKDRELYCAYDYFQYGFPLSSIRPELDRRKERTVKPQKGSAKDAVKKHNTRHQQTVGAARCAQMNTTTEGKSPKGILKKEKMPRSTCPGHVRFNLGNLRAPVKEREVYRGQDTFRYAAPLQVTQPPNFTSRPYQQPVRSASNSLRGAPRHLARPAQRSNDSFQQNSGWYAAHNYTNSRHSQHRQHNASSHVPPRYETKHFYEGQTHRGTNSRSRSRAKRGAKPSGGEFL